A single genomic interval of Sebastes umbrosus isolate fSebUmb1 chromosome 9, fSebUmb1.pri, whole genome shotgun sequence harbors:
- the LOC119494963 gene encoding LRRN4 C-terminal-like protein, with translation MTSLCRNLAVLLLFLTASPLLHSHLFTRAASTSPPVTRPRIIYMTAMGSDDNYEDDYGDEDHNPNHTPEVQDKVKNNFLHQSPPQLCQYDPCSENEEPCEKISEKTGCLCPGVSGAEEPPHAPRIQVLQPISEGDNRGKIEVQWCAPSSVVSGYRVVIEGSEGLEFGGVSRRGFVGSLVVGTKVCVEAVNSAGHSSPSEFSCKRYDLPESSDHKLLAGIIGGGVALLLLLIIAAVIFWQHQMRKKAKRDSADGLGNPSYSTEGTL, from the coding sequence ATGACGTCACTGTGCAGGAACCTGGCTGTGCTTCTCCTTTTTCTGACCGCCTCGCCTCTCCTCCACTCCCACCTCTTCACCCGTGCTGCCTCCACTTCCCCTCCCGTCACTCGTCCTCGGATCATATACATGACTGCCATGGGCTCAGATGATAACTATGAGGATGACTATGGGGATGAGGACCACAACCCCAACCATACTCCTGAAGTGCAGGACAAAGTGAAGAATAACTTCCTCCACCAAAGTCCACCACAGCTCTGCCAGTACGACCCCTGCTCGGAGAATGAGGAGCCCTGCGAAAAGATTTCAGAAAAGACTGGGTGCCTCTGTCCCGGGGTCAGTGGGGCCGAAGAGCCTCCTCATGCTCCACGCATCCAAGTGCTGCAGCCAATCAGTGAAGGGGATAACAGAGGGAAGATAGAGGTGCAGTGGTGTGCTCCATCTTCTGTGGTGTCTGGGTACAGAGTGGTGATAGAGGGAAGTGAAGGTCTGGAGTTTGGGGGAGTTTCAAGACGAGGTTTTGTCGGATCTTTGGTGGTTGGGACTAAAGTGTGTGTGGAGGCGGTGAACAGTGCAGGACACAGCTCCCCCTCAGAGTTCTCCTGTAAGCGGTATGACCTTCCTGAATCTTCTGACCATAAACTGTTGGCTGGGATCATAGGAGGAGGAGTCGCCCTCCTTCTACTTCTCATCATAGCAGCTGTGATTTTCTGGCAGCATCAAATGCGTAAAAAGGCAAAGAGAGACTCCGCTGATGGACTTGGTAACCCTTCTTACAGCACAGAGGGGACTCTGTGA
- the si:dkey-34l15.1 gene encoding thiosulfate:glutathione sulfurtransferase, with the protein MASSVTKDVKDISYEDLKALLGKNENLLLIDVRSKEEVDKGHILGSIHIPVDTVEAALAMAPEEFKAKYGVTKPPLDAPELVFHCQMGRRGEAATDKANKLGYVNACNYAGGYKEWSAKEGK; encoded by the exons ATGGCGAGCTCAG TCACCAAGGATGTTAAGGATATCTCCTATGAGGATCTGAAAGCGCTTCTGGGAAAGAACGAGAATCTCCTTCTGATTGATGTTCGCTCTAAAGAGGAAGTGGATAAAGGACATATTCTGGGATCCATTCACATCCCAG TTGATACAGTCGAGGCTGCTCTTGCAATGGCGCCAGAAGAGTTCAAGGCCAAGTACGGAGTAACCAAGCCACCGTTGGATGCGCCAGAGCTGGTGTTTCACTGCCAGATGGGCAGGCGAGGGGAAGCTGCCACTGACAAGGCCAACAAACTTGGATACGTGAA TGCTTGTAATTATGCCGGAGGATACAAGGAGTGGTCTGCGAAAGAGGGAAAgtga
- the zgc:195212 gene encoding DUF4554 domain-containing protein isoform X2: MLREIQQVLRLVMILKKQRQHHGLKNSGGLLVLLWTETGASGQSVNCTDLKESMFPCAWPCPHPDPEELSAFTDLYGSLRLLLSVQMKDARHFSPEWCARIEAFLHSFSFANARINIHFKFKFSQQTFQRDFRVKINSKVTRANQPPLILDVTCRTQPPECVKKGCWCRGGHPVLGSRVPLSIPPEAMDHGLFVELSVQPVTLLSPCVLQYPNLATQLTHIQVLVCSPSNVPVTGPSTFLQNLPAHLDCQELGLHGIHCSSCKDLVHSGGTVYTVEQENSEDPEHESSPPPMQQSLLLCLLLQHSDPFTYQLSDMMATEMLIEHHLEDILNNNRQAVTTALQTELKNSLKAQNHRKKEQEKLRSAAEVILSSAISIVTSSSNMDFRNACLNSMKVRDTHDLSASLRESLRRVTSWKFTPMGRCYSAQMEEHPESDEPTRTEI; the protein is encoded by the exons ATGCTCAGAGAAATACAGCAG GTGTTGAGGCTGGTCATGATTTTGAAAAAGCAAAGACAGCACCATGGTTTAAAGAATTCAGGAGGGCTATTGGTGCTTCTGTGGACTGAAACAGGAGCTTCTGGTCAAAGTGTGAACTGCACAG ATTTGAAGGAGAGCATGTTTCCCTGTGCGTGGCCGTGTCCTCACCCTGACCCTGAGGAGCTGAGTGCCTTCACTGATCTGTACGGTTCCCTCAGATTACTGCTGTCTGTTCAG ATGAAAGATGCAAGACATTTCAGTCCAGAGTGGTGTGCTCGTATTGAAGCGTTCCTGCACTCATTCAGTTTTGCTAACGCAAGG ATCAATATCcacttcaaattcaaattcagtcAGCAGACCTTCCAGCGAGACTTTAG AGTGAAGATCAACAGTAAAGTTACCCGGGCAAACCAACCGCCACTGATCTTGGATGTCACCTGTAGAACACA GCCTCCAGAGTGCGTGAAGAAAGGATGCTGGTGTCGGGGAGGACACCCTGTCCTTGGAAGCAGGGTCCCACTCAGTATCCCACCTGAAGCCATGGACCATGGCCTGTTCGTGGAGCTCAGCGTCCAGCCTGTCACACTCCTGAGCCCCTGTGTGCTGCAGTATCCCAATCTGGCAACACAACTCACTCACATACAA GTGTTAGTATGCAGTCCCAGTAATGTTCCTGTCACAGGCCCCTCCACCTTCCTCCAGAACCTGCCTGCTCATCTGGACTGTCAGGAACTGGGCCTGCACGGCATTCACTGCTCCTCCTGCAAAG ATCTTGTGCACAGCGGTGGCACTGTGTACACAGTAGAGCAAGAAAACAGTGAAGATCCAGAGCATGAATCAAGTCCTCCCCCAATGCAGCAGAGTCTCCTGCTTTGCCTCCTCCTGCAGCACAGTGACCCCTTCACCTACCAGCTCTCTGATATGATGG CCACAGAGATGCTGATAGAGCACCACCTGGAGGATATTCTGAACAACAACAGGCAGGCAGTCACAACAGCTCTGCAGACGGAGCTGAAGAACTCACTGAAAGCccaaaatcacagaaaaaag GAACAAGAGAAGCTGCGTTCAGCTGCTGAGGTGATTCTCAGTTCAGCCATTAGTATTGTGACCAGCAGCAGTAACATGGATTTCAGAAATGCCTGTCTGAACAGCATGAAG GTGCGTGACACTCACGACCTGTCAGCCTCCCTCCGGGAATCACTGAGGAGGGTGACATCATGGAAATTCACTCCTATGGGCAGATGCTACTCAGCTCAG ATGGAAGAACATCCTGAGAGTGATGAGCCcaccagaacagaaatctga
- the zgc:195212 gene encoding DUF4554 domain-containing protein isoform X1 gives MLREIQQVLRLVMILKKQRQHHGLKNSGGLLVLLWTETGASGQSVNCTVAAAGPWCTGIKMKALQPVLTDLKESMFPCAWPCPHPDPEELSAFTDLYGSLRLLLSVQMKDARHFSPEWCARIEAFLHSFSFANARINIHFKFKFSQQTFQRDFRVKINSKVTRANQPPLILDVTCRTQPPECVKKGCWCRGGHPVLGSRVPLSIPPEAMDHGLFVELSVQPVTLLSPCVLQYPNLATQLTHIQVLVCSPSNVPVTGPSTFLQNLPAHLDCQELGLHGIHCSSCKDLVHSGGTVYTVEQENSEDPEHESSPPPMQQSLLLCLLLQHSDPFTYQLSDMMATEMLIEHHLEDILNNNRQAVTTALQTELKNSLKAQNHRKKEQEKLRSAAEVILSSAISIVTSSSNMDFRNACLNSMKVRDTHDLSASLRESLRRVTSWKFTPMGRCYSAQMEEHPESDEPTRTEI, from the exons ATGCTCAGAGAAATACAGCAG GTGTTGAGGCTGGTCATGATTTTGAAAAAGCAAAGACAGCACCATGGTTTAAAGAATTCAGGAGGGCTATTGGTGCTTCTGTGGACTGAAACAGGAGCTTCTGGTCAAAGTGTGAACTGCACAG TTGCAGCTGCTGGTCCCTGGTGCACAGGGATTAAAATGAAAGCACTCCAACCtg TCCTCACAGATTTGAAGGAGAGCATGTTTCCCTGTGCGTGGCCGTGTCCTCACCCTGACCCTGAGGAGCTGAGTGCCTTCACTGATCTGTACGGTTCCCTCAGATTACTGCTGTCTGTTCAG ATGAAAGATGCAAGACATTTCAGTCCAGAGTGGTGTGCTCGTATTGAAGCGTTCCTGCACTCATTCAGTTTTGCTAACGCAAGG ATCAATATCcacttcaaattcaaattcagtcAGCAGACCTTCCAGCGAGACTTTAG AGTGAAGATCAACAGTAAAGTTACCCGGGCAAACCAACCGCCACTGATCTTGGATGTCACCTGTAGAACACA GCCTCCAGAGTGCGTGAAGAAAGGATGCTGGTGTCGGGGAGGACACCCTGTCCTTGGAAGCAGGGTCCCACTCAGTATCCCACCTGAAGCCATGGACCATGGCCTGTTCGTGGAGCTCAGCGTCCAGCCTGTCACACTCCTGAGCCCCTGTGTGCTGCAGTATCCCAATCTGGCAACACAACTCACTCACATACAA GTGTTAGTATGCAGTCCCAGTAATGTTCCTGTCACAGGCCCCTCCACCTTCCTCCAGAACCTGCCTGCTCATCTGGACTGTCAGGAACTGGGCCTGCACGGCATTCACTGCTCCTCCTGCAAAG ATCTTGTGCACAGCGGTGGCACTGTGTACACAGTAGAGCAAGAAAACAGTGAAGATCCAGAGCATGAATCAAGTCCTCCCCCAATGCAGCAGAGTCTCCTGCTTTGCCTCCTCCTGCAGCACAGTGACCCCTTCACCTACCAGCTCTCTGATATGATGG CCACAGAGATGCTGATAGAGCACCACCTGGAGGATATTCTGAACAACAACAGGCAGGCAGTCACAACAGCTCTGCAGACGGAGCTGAAGAACTCACTGAAAGCccaaaatcacagaaaaaag GAACAAGAGAAGCTGCGTTCAGCTGCTGAGGTGATTCTCAGTTCAGCCATTAGTATTGTGACCAGCAGCAGTAACATGGATTTCAGAAATGCCTGTCTGAACAGCATGAAG GTGCGTGACACTCACGACCTGTCAGCCTCCCTCCGGGAATCACTGAGGAGGGTGACATCATGGAAATTCACTCCTATGGGCAGATGCTACTCAGCTCAG ATGGAAGAACATCCTGAGAGTGATGAGCCcaccagaacagaaatctga